Proteins from a genomic interval of Desulfofustis limnaeus:
- the ruvB gene encoding Holliday junction branch migration DNA helicase RuvB — protein sequence MNFEEELFGDDRLVDPAPIGRDHTNDNDLRPKRLTDYIGQEQVRISLEVFIKAALMRGEPLDHVLFHGFPGLGKTTLSYIIANEMGSGIKVTSGPVIERQGDLAAILTSLQEGDVLFIDEIHRLNHVVEEILYPAMEDFQLDLIIGQGPGARSIKMDLPRFTLVGATTRTGLLTPPLRDRFGVMLRLEFYSPEELVVIVKRSAAILGVRLDDEGALELGRRSRGTPRIANRLLRRVRDFAEVGKHRVIDRQVADAALNMLNVDRFGLDDMDRRIMLTIIDKFQGGPIGLETLATVVCEEKTTLEDVYEPFLIQSGFLARTPRGRIATVAAYEHFGRKLRRGQQRSLFEEND from the coding sequence ATGAATTTTGAGGAAGAGTTGTTTGGCGACGATCGCCTGGTCGATCCCGCGCCGATCGGAAGAGATCACACCAACGACAACGACCTGCGCCCCAAGCGGCTGACCGACTACATCGGCCAGGAGCAGGTGCGGATCTCGCTCGAGGTGTTCATCAAGGCAGCCCTGATGCGCGGTGAGCCCCTTGATCACGTGCTGTTTCACGGTTTTCCCGGTCTCGGCAAAACGACCCTGTCATACATCATCGCCAACGAGATGGGTTCCGGCATCAAGGTGACGTCCGGCCCGGTCATCGAGCGGCAGGGCGATCTGGCCGCCATTCTGACCAGCCTGCAGGAAGGAGATGTACTGTTCATCGATGAGATCCATCGGCTCAATCACGTGGTCGAGGAGATTCTCTACCCGGCCATGGAGGACTTTCAGCTGGACCTGATTATCGGTCAGGGCCCCGGGGCGCGGTCGATCAAGATGGACCTGCCCCGCTTCACGCTGGTCGGAGCCACCACCAGGACCGGATTGTTGACGCCGCCCCTGCGCGATCGCTTCGGGGTCATGCTGCGGCTCGAGTTCTACAGCCCGGAGGAGTTGGTGGTCATTGTCAAACGTTCGGCCGCCATTCTCGGAGTGCGCCTCGATGACGAAGGTGCGTTGGAACTGGGGCGCCGCTCCCGGGGGACCCCGCGTATCGCCAATCGTCTGCTGCGGCGGGTACGGGACTTTGCCGAGGTTGGCAAACACCGGGTGATCGATCGGCAGGTGGCGGACGCGGCCCTGAACATGCTCAACGTCGATCGTTTCGGCCTGGACGACATGGACCGCCGTATCATGCTGACCATCATCGACAAGTTCCAGGGCGGCCCGATCGGTCTGGAGACGTTGGCGACCGTCGTCTGCGAAGAGAAGACGACGCTGGAAGACGTGTACGAGCCGTTTCTCATCCAGTCTGGTTTTCTGGCGCGAACGCCTCGCGGACGTATTGCCACCGTGGCCGCGTACGAGCATTTCGGGCGGAAATTGCGCCGTGGGCAGCAGCGATCGCTGTTTGAAGAAAACGATTAG
- a CDS encoding division/cell wall cluster transcriptional repressor MraZ, which translates to MEREGIIKSRFRSRSEHSLDPKGRLNVPTRFREVLHQYGSADLMITSWGSHLRAYPASEWQIIEDKLLSKGREEANLAGFIRHVVSGISECSLDKQGRLLIPAPLRAEVGISKDVVLNGMLEFVEIWDKDAWLAEFNRTREQFDQYSTSLAKLGII; encoded by the coding sequence GTGGAAAGAGAAGGGATAATCAAAAGCAGGTTCCGCAGCAGATCGGAACACTCCCTCGACCCGAAGGGGCGGCTCAATGTGCCGACCCGCTTCCGGGAGGTGTTGCATCAGTACGGATCCGCCGATTTGATGATAACCTCCTGGGGGTCGCATCTGCGCGCCTATCCCGCCTCCGAGTGGCAGATCATCGAAGACAAGCTGCTGTCCAAGGGCCGCGAAGAGGCCAATCTGGCAGGCTTCATCAGGCATGTGGTGTCAGGCATCAGCGAGTGCTCGCTGGACAAGCAAGGACGGCTGCTGATCCCGGCTCCCTTACGGGCCGAAGTCGGCATCAGCAAAGATGTGGTGCTTAACGGCATGCTCGAGTTTGTGGAAATCTGGGACAAGGACGCATGGCTTGCCGAGTTCAACCGGACCCGCGAACAGTTCGATCAGTACAGCACCAGTCTGGCTAAGCTCGGCATCATCTGA